A segment of the Zingiber officinale cultivar Zhangliang chromosome 8B, Zo_v1.1, whole genome shotgun sequence genome:
TAGACTTCAGGTTCCGGCTTCGTCCTGGATTTTTCTTTCGACATTCCTGCAATAAGAACAATACCTTCTTGGTTTTTGACGTTAGTCTGTTTatgtagctctaattcacaaaagagttcatctaattttaatttgggcaaattcctcaaaatcttataggcatccacgatgaaTGCCCACAATGCATTCCGAGAAAATGCGTTTAGAGCATATTTGATTGGATCCCGGTTCTCCATCTGATGGTTGATTGTGTGAAGTCCGTTAAGGATATTTTTTATCCTCCCATGCAACTGACTGgcagtctcaccttcctgtatttttatattaaataatttattcaagtATAAATCTCTCTCTAATACCTTtgcgtcgttggttccctcgtgtaattctatgagcttgtcccatagttctttagcATTTTCGTGTGGGTCGACGCGAttcagctcctccttggttaACTTGCACTGGATTGTGTTTAGGGCTTTGAAATCAATCTGAGCCTTTTTCATCATTTCCATATTCCAATTCTCCGAGTCCATTGGAATTTCGGCGTCGTTGACGggcgccttgtatcctttggtgacgctAAACTATTGGTCATAGTCAGTTTTaaggtacacctccatccgcttcttctagtATGGGAAGTCTTCCCCATTGAAGAGTGGGGGGTGTACGGTGTTGTACCTTTCAAGTTGTGTCATTTGAGtgctgaaaagaaaaattaaagaaagtgtcaagacttggttttggattagTAAAGTTTgagatatatataaaaaaaatatagaagaatTTGAGAGGTGTTGCACTAATCTCAAGTTAAAACAGAACAAAAATTATGTGActaggtaaagttttaccaattcaaatagaatgagaaaaataaagaaatatgAAAACGATTCACTTGTTGAATCGATATACACgtgagaagggggggggggggtgaatcacgtggttttcaaaaacttattttcttGTTTTTAAGAACTCAGTACGTAGTAGAAAACTAtgagaaaatacaaaaatataaaagtaaGTAAAATAACACGCGTTCGGTTTTACTTAGTTTAGAGCCTTTAGTGACTCCTACTTTAAGACCCAGGTCCCGTATATCTATCGATAGGCAATCCATTAAAATACCTTTTTCGGTATCTCCGGAAAAGGGAATCGAGTAtaaaaagacggaacaagtgcaacaccctgcacttgtcctaTTGCAATTACTTAAATGCACAAATTACAGCTCGTTACCCAATACCTTTAAAGATTGTCAGCTTAGGCTCGGTGTCGGTCGATTCCTCGGTAGTAATCAGGTGCAACAACTTCGTAGCAGAGTCACAACAATAGGCCGGAGCAGTAGAAACCTCAATCCgatgcgtagaagcttgtatgTAAGTTATTGAAGAAGCTTTGGGCGAGCAGCCTTAAATAgagtatggaaggcgccttctataggctttgaagacgcctccaatgagtcaaatttgatcctgagTTTTTCTGGAGCTTATCGCCGAAGAGGTCGATTTTTATCCTGTGGAAGGTATCTTTCATAGGAAGGCGCATTCTATGAATAGTACGAAAGCTCCTTCCATcaaacttgaaggtgccttcagacaTTGTTCATCTGAAGGTAATTTTGCTCCTTTGTCTTGTAAAATCACGTTAgtccaataaacaaaataataacctacaagacaaatgttaatacaataataatGAGCAGTATGAATTAATTTCTGTCAtctcaggaccaggaactagtcaaggtctcagattaatgatccaaaatggacctaacctggaccgacgtctactgtccctcaactgagACACgtcctcacaaggtcactctactccagtgacttaccttaacttaccaatttgTTGTAGGATCGattgagtgcgatagagggggggggggtgaatatcgcgctcttttaaaataacttttcttttcgtattttAAAGATAatcagaatatgcagcggaaagtaaaagactcagttcggttacttggttcgaagcctaggtcgactcctactccaaggcccgcgatccttgaccacacagatgggtaatccactaaaatccttctttccgaaatcctcggaaagaagcagatcgtataaATGCAAATAGAAGATAGTAACAGACTACTATCTTCTTTTAAATCaaatacaatgcaagctttaaataattataccGACAAGAGTAGAAGATGAAACTCGGTCGGCCGGATGAAGTTGCTTGCTTGAAGATATGTAAAAGACTTGTAGCACGAGTAGCTTGTGTAGAGATGAACTTCAAATCAATCAGAATCTGTTCCCCAGCCTCGAACCTCGAGCtttcttttataagaatcgtcaatgttcggtcgaccgatccccaggtttagtcgatcgatcctcaggttcagtcgaccgaatccGCTTCCTTCCTTCTTTGCTGAGATTCGCTGAGATAtgatcttcgagcattaactgatttttaatggttcggtcgaccgataaccttaTTCGGTCAACCGAATGGTGAACTTTCCCTTCTCGTCGAGATTCGCATTTAAAgctccattaatgcttttattgttcggtcgaccgaacctcattttcggtcaaccgatcatgctgtgataccatgtTTGCGAGACTGATATGTTCTGCCAATtttgcttgttcggtcgaccgaaccttcgtTCGGTCGAatgataaaatatatttttcgattCACTAAACCTCCTGTTTAGTCAACCAAACCCTTGGTCAAATGAAGGTTTCTAACTATTGGACGCGTGGTcgctgacagagcctgattctgagttctgagtcaaaagttatgaccctttgAAGTTTAAGGGatcatatgattctgcaacacaaagttagttcgatataacaataatattcttgcaaaacaaaattagcacaattataatacaTAAGTATAACAGGtaagactgtcttgatctcaacttggaaaccttcccgatttcttcagttggatcaacgaccttagcTTGTTCTTTTCCAGAGCACGATCTCACTGttgctcctccagttgcatacctcaacttacctgccaaatatTGGTTCTCcaaacttgtttggactttctctgctcagtgtttgatcacctgatccactaagacttttcctgcaatactacattagccagcagtaataatagtaatacataatgctatgataaaactaaacttagaattaCCAAGATCCGTTGGTCCGGTCAACCGCTCGTGGTCGACCGAAaaccatccaatcaaccttgcttggagttcactcctccaagacttttcgttacctaaggttatctccccctaggattttctccatctggcttcattcaccagaacctaaggttaccaccccttaagattttctccacctggcttcactcaccaagactcagtattcagctacctagggattgttaggatcggttaagctagaagggggtgaatggctcacttcgttttcttgatcaattTAATCTTTCACAGCGGAcacttgaaggcaatgctaactcttgtatttacttggtatccacctcctcaaggaggtgactagtccaaggatccacaccaccatCACCCTTCCACTATCAAACTTTTCCTTTTCGGActaacaccgaaggtggagaaaccttacaagacttACAAGCCTCCCTTTCCAAGAGAAAAAGATCACactcactacaatgaagaagaaaagaacgaTTACAAACTTGAAATGCTTCTTCCTTGTGACGTGAAACTTGAAAACGTGGGGAGATGGAGAGCTTGATCTTCAATTCCTTcagagatcttgagcacttcaaaGATTAATCACACAAGAGCAATAGAATAGTATTTTTCTCAAGACTGCATCTGTTCCTTTTTCTTCAGCGTTTTTAAACTTCGAGAAAACTAGTCGTTTCTCACATAATCGtcgccatggatcgattgggattatatttgaatcgattcacaagtatccgttggaagccatcacGTTAAGATCAACGACGTAGATTACTTCACTTGAACTTGAATCGATTGGTGCAgtgcttgaatcgattcagacacATGCTCGTGAAATCATAATATCGCAGTGAATCTGTGAATCGATCGGCGATCGATTGAgtgacttcaatcgatcggctgatcgattcaggaggcttctgtgcttcgcacagaagcttcctggatcgatcgctcgatctattggttccccgatcgatcggctgatcgatccagaagcattctgtgcttcgcgcagatATTCCCTGGAtcaatcgctcgatcgattggattaccctgatcgattggctgatcgatccagaagcattttgCGCTTCGcatagaagcttcctggatcgatcgctcgatcgattggattaccccaatcgatcggctgatcgatccagaagcattctgtgctttgcGCAGagacttcccgatcgatcgaccgatcgattgtctTCCTTCCAATCAatccactacaagaaattttagatttaaccacacctaatagacaacagtttttcgagaaactgttgtctttttgccatttaacaacggttttattgaaaaccgttgttgttcatcataattttttttaaatgacaacggtttttaaaaaactgttgtctaatgtatgtcaaagacaacaatttttaaaaaaattgttgtctaatgtttgtcaaagacaacggttttaaaaaactgttgtcttttagcgttgcttacatgataatatacaacagttttattaaactgttgtctattgaatgttgttgaatcccaaaaaagtaatagttttttttaacttcacgaaCAAAAACACACGAACAAAGAGTTTTTTTGTTCGTGTGAGGCTAGGTCACCACTGCCGATTCCCCTTTCCCCTCCTTCCCAACCCGACGCTGATCCTCGCCGCCTATCGACGCCGCGATACTTCTTCTCCCCGCATACATAACCACCAGCCAAGAGTTACTCAACGCCGGCTGAAGCCTCATTGAGTCGTGCCTTGCTCCGATCAACGCCATAGCTGCCGTCGCCGAGCCCTAACTCTTCCCCGACGCCGGAGCCACGAGGAAATCGATCGCGCTAGCACCAAGCGACCACCGCCGGCTAAGGCTCTTCTCCACTGCTGTTATTTGTATTAACAGCTCATATGATTACCTTTAGACAATGAATGCCAAAGAAACTCGTATCGGCCATCAACGATCATATGATTCATACCACCGCCGTCGTCGTGCTGGAGCAGAACCACGACCTCGGCGGCCAGTGGCTCTACCAAGACGCTGGCTCCGGCGCTGCCACAGTCCACAGCAGCGTCTACGCCTCCTTGCGCCTCAACACGCCCAAAATTTACACAGAGTTCAGCGACTTCATGTTCACTCCCGTCGAAGGAAGAGACACCAGGAACTTCCCCGGCCACCGCGAGTTCTTCCTCTACCTCAAAGACTTCGCCCGGTGTTTCGGGTTGAACGAACTCATCAGGTTCAACACAGAAGTAGTCCACGTCGGCATGGCGGCAGCAACTGGCAAATGGATTGTGAGATCAAGGGACAGGAGAACTGATGACGGTGAGTTCATGGAAGAGATCTTTGATGCGGTTGTCGTCGCCACCGGCCATTTCTCCCTACCCAGGCTCTCAAAAATCAAGGGTAAAGCATTCACTAATTAAGCTCTTTACGTGATTTCGCCACTCTGTGACCTTCTCTTCTTCTGTGCTCCTCAGGAATGGAGGAGTGGAAGAGGAAGCAACTTCACAGCCATGTCTACAGAGTCCCAGAGCCATTCCAAGATGAGGTGGTTCTTCGATCTAGTGCAGAGATAAGTTAAAACAGCAGAGGATTAAATCATTTATGCTCTGTAATTGAATTCCTTGCTTGTTTGTGAATATTTGCAGGTGGTAGTGGTCGTTGGTGGCTCAATCAGTGGACCAGAGATTGCTCTGGAGCTTCTTCATGTTGCCAAAGAAGTCCATATAAGTACTAAACACGTCGAAATCCCTCATAAATTAGTGAAGCCTGTGTCCAAATATGCACATCTGCTCTGGCACCAAGAGGTAATTGTTGAAGTTCTGTTGATATTATTGTCTTCGATCCATACCATGAAGACAATGATATTTAGTAAAAGATTATCAGACCAAATTGAGTGAGGATAATCTATTACCTTTAACAGCAATGGTATGAATCATATGAGCTGTGATTTTTGAATGACGCTTAGCCGGCGGTGGTATGAATCATATGAGCTGTTATTTGTATAATCTATTACCTTTAGACAATGATACTTGTTTCTTGCAAACGTGTTCCATGAATACAGCCATTATTTGTATTGTGTATTAGATGCAAAAGAAGAGGAAATATTTTCCTAAGGTTTTTAGCTTTTTAGACCATTGATGATGAGCCTGACTCCAAAGCCACAGCTGTATAGTGTTTATTATTAATAGCCTAAAATATCTCACTTCAGGTAATCAAATAAATCTCACAAGAGTTCTTCCTTCGGACAAGAATCTTAATAAGCTTACCCTTTCGCAAGgggaaaatttatataaaaaattctcACAAGTAAACAGCCGATCCACAACAGCAATCCCTTTCTCTTCTGTCCTTTGTTTTATCTCTCGGAAGTCAAGCGCATCATGGGGGAGCTAGTTCAAACTGTGTACAATTAGCTCACAAAGATTGCTGATATTAGAGTTTAGGTTGCACCTCACTTTAAAAAGATAACATTCCAATAGCTAATCTTGTAGAAGTAACATTCCTACTTTCCGGAAGATCCTTTTACTTGAATTTTCCATTCAGCACTAGATCATTATTAAGAATCTTCGGAAGGTGACTTTTCCTTGCATCTTTACTTCTAAATGATGGCCTGGTAAGTTAAGCATACACAACAACAATCTTAGAAAAGCAGAAGCTTGTGATTTATCCTTTTTGTTTGCTTTTCTTACATTTTGCTTCGGTTTTCCTCATGTAACTATAACTTGTTGCTGTGGTTGAAACCTGCAGCCAGACTCCGAGACTCACCTGCTAACTATCCAATTCAAATGGAACGGCATCTTGAAGTCCGTCTCCACTTCTCTAGTTGGAGTGAGCCTGGAATTTGAAATTGCACTCTAGACTATTTTTTCGTCGGCGGAGTCGATAACCATGTTGTTCTAGGCCCATACTCTGTCAACATAAAGTGCTACAGGCTGGGAAAGGATACAATTGGTTCTGTTTTCCCTGTTGCCAAAGATTAGTCACACGCAGGCTTCAGTAAACGGTTTTCTTTCAACAATTTGCCATCACTTTGTTGTTTATTGGACAGTAGACACAATGATAAAGCAGTGGAAagattttattatcattttttttgttttgcaaAGATTCCAAAGCCTTAATTTCTACCCCATATGATAAAGCAGTGGAATGATGTTTTCTTCCATTCCAAACAATCCATATGGTGTATGAATTACATTCAGTCCAGTATAAATTTAGCATTTTCGCTTCAGAGGTAATTTATGGGTTTTATTCTACAATCATGTTTACTAATTGATCAGATTGATTAAGAAGGGTGTTGGAGTAGCTTGGTAAATTTGTTTTGCTAGGTTATGATAAATTAGCATTCAGCAGAATAGatgtttggatttcttcttcaaatTACACAGTAATATTTCTCTTGTCATTGGTGAAACAATCAATCCACTCTCATTATAACTTCCACAACAGAAAATTTTATGTTATTTGCCTACTACCAATGTAGTTTAACTGATTTTACATTGACTGAACAAGGTTGATTTTATTTAGGTATCAAACTCTCCCATTTGTTTTAGATATTACATGTCTTGTTTGTTAATTTCTCCAAACCATTATTTCTCAATTTGTTAACAAGGAAACTCATGTTAACATAGTCATGATCAGAGCCTAATTATAGTTTACAATTATCTGAGTGTTATTGATTAACTGTTCTGTCCtttcttttggttttttttttttataaatttgtgcactcatttagatggtttattattcttgttgtgaTGAATTCAGGTCTAGTGAAAATACTGAAGAAGTATGACTAGAGAACAGGAGCACTTATCAAACTCGTGAAGGAGTGTGTGGCTATGCTCGACCACCTCTTCCCCAGCAACAACCTGTCAATTTCAGCAGAATGCGACGGACAAAATGGAGTGACAAAGCCGGCACAATCAGGTGGGAGGGTTTcggagttggaggagattaaatatatgcagagcttatacatgaagagcaccgtagcagcgctgcggtccttgaaacagattaggagcaaaagttcaacagtcaaaacagattagaaaatctcgtgttatattgttctacctttgttttaatagtgttatcattttgttggttgcttatgaaatttcttcagaatgttatagatattattttttaatgttagaaaattgtatattaaattttattttaaaatttagtattttgaatgatttataatattggaaaattgtgtattaattttttttattttttatctaaaaaagacaatggtttttcaccgttgtcatagatagtttaaaactgttgttgaagaccctattattaaaggtagacgctcaaagacaacggtgaaaaactgttgtctttgaaggaaaagacaacggtttttcaccgttgtaaaactgttgtctttgccttcaaagacaacggttaaaaactgttgtctttgggcaccccttttaacaacacggcctttaacaacagttcgaaaggggctacgacaacggtgaaaaaccgttgttgttaggcttttttcttgtagtgatcggctgatcgattcaaaggcattctgcctcacagccaTATCTAAATCGATTTACCACTCGATTTTTACTAAATGAGCTTAACACGCATCCACCCTTCTGACTTGcaggaacttctcttgccaagaatccggtccttgaccttcttggacttctcttgccttgcatccggtcttctgacctgcaaggactcttttgccaagaatccggtcctcgaccttcttggacttttcttgcatccgatcttccgacctgcaagaaacttctcctgcaaactcacagtgcatgttagatccaacgtattaacctaaacttaaataattgtcaacacattgaaacttccagggcatgattgcaccaacagggatcaggtccttcagacctatccactggcttccacgatctatcgAAATTTTTCTTCCTTAGCTTACAACTAGGACTCAATAtgcggctacccagggatcaggtcttcCAGACGtatcgaatccacctggcttccataatctaccgagatttcccttgcctagcctacaactaggactttccatgcctaatcgcagttaggactagtcacttggttgacttctcacccttgcctagccatgactaggacttcccatgatcaagctctattaaacatacttaaacatatttgttggacattaaaattttgaaggtcgattgcaccaacatttgcTAGTTGTCCAgttcgcagacccaactggacttcttgccagatatccggttagcccgttgacctatttggacttcacaCCAATTATCTAGTTGGTCCTTGACCTACCTGGACTTCTCACAAGATATTCGGTTGACCCGTCGACCTATATGAACTTCTTACCAGATATCtggtcggcctgtcgacctatctggttaacttctgtacacttggtaaagtggttagatcataATTATacataacttaacttacttatcattcatcaaaagctGAGTTATactgttagtgcaaactgcaccaataaCTCTATATAAATagtttctgttggaaccccaaggttgttttggtgtgatcaacatgttaagttaggtcctgtgtgtttctaaccttgtgtctaagtgtgcaggagcttaggaacacaggtagttgagcggaagacgcagctagcgaaaaggacggcagtccgagggacgaggtgctgcggaagagtacaccggcggacgagaaggaagcgtgcggtggttctgagggacgaaagccggagcggaagattgctcggggagcaagagatgcagctagcgagaaggacggcacgcggtgcatccgagggacgaagactacgaatgagtacgccggcggacgagaagggaacacgcgatgattccgagggacgagaagccggagggaagcccgctcgagaagaccggaagttgggttcgagtgagcccttttccggatggcagagatcacccaagtgagcggatccggaggagaagaaccggaccgaggcgggactgaaccagagaaaaggtcccggacgaaaaaatcaacggctgttgactttgggctccggggcgctcggaacaatccggggcgcccggagcagcccggggcgcccggaacccttccgggtgcccggacccagtattttcaccagatcgagtcaaaactcgatctgaacgttgggagataaaatttatcccccctagggtgcccggaacccttccaggcaccccgaccaaggctataaatatagccttggtccagaagcttttcatcaattcagaactcacgcatttctttcaaacacttgtacgctttctgtagttagcttctgttgtgtGCTTCAactctgtaagaggcttctccgcctgaaggagaaattctagtgcgatcatctttctttgattaataacctccctggttgtaaccaagtcaaaacctggtgcctcgttttctgttttgatcttagtttattgccttgattattttacaagtgtcagtttaagagttcgagaagggttggtttgtgttttgatttctgcagggctattcaacccccccttctagccggcccaacggtcctacaagtgatatcagagccgaggcgcttcaggaggactaaccgccgaacgaagcaacgtcatggccggaccaagcatccatccgccgaaatacgaaggggacttctctacgtggaaaaaattgatgcaggtatttcttacaacagatattgaactatttttaacaatgaaatttggctttgaagctccagaggacaaggaaataaataaatggacaaaaaaggagcaggctgacttcatggcgaacggcaaagcagagtaccatctgctaagcgttcttccgcctcaagaagtcaacaggatcggtaaatacaactccgcaaaggaactttgggagaagttcctcgagctgcatgaaggtacgtccgaagccaaacttgctagacgagatctgcttcgcaatcagctcactagcctgcgacttgggcaagacgagacagtcgcacatctgcactc
Coding sequences within it:
- the LOC122014522 gene encoding flavin-containing monooxygenase FMO GS-OX-like 9 isoform X1, translated to MPKKLVSAINDHMIHTTAVVVLEQNHDLGGQWLYQDAGSGAATVHSSVYASLRLNTPKIYTEFSDFMFTPVEGRDTRNFPGHREFFLYLKDFARCFGLNELIRFNTEVVHVGMAAATGKWIVRSRDRRTDDGEFMEEIFDAVVVATGHFSLPRLSKIKGMEEWKRKQLHSHVYRVPEPFQDEVVVVVGGSISGPEIALELLHVAKEVHISTKHVEIPHKLVKPVSKYAHLLWHQEPDSETHLLTIQFKWNGILKSVSTSLVGVSLEFEIAL
- the LOC122014522 gene encoding flavin-containing monooxygenase FMO GS-OX-like 9 isoform X2 → MPKKLVSAINDHMIHTTAVVVLEQNHDLGGQWLYQDAGSGAATVHSSVYASLRLNTPKIYTEFSDFMFTPVEGRDTRNFPGHREFFLYLKDFARCFGLNELIRFNTEVVHVGMAAATGKWIVRSRDRRTDDGEFMEEIFDAVVVATGHFSLPRLSKIKGMEEWKRKQLHSHVYRVPEPFQDEVVVVVGGSISGPEIALELLHVAKEVHISTKHVEIPHKLVKPVSKYAHLLWHQEV